CTTTTGATATACCTTTCGAAAAAGCAATATGCATTGAGGGACAAGGACAATTTCATCCCATGAGATATATTTCGGGCATGATCGAAGCCTATCGTCGTGAGGGCGGCGAAATACTGACGGGTCGAGGAATTGAAGCCTATAGCAATGAAGATGGAAGGGTCAAATTGAAGCTGAGTGGAAAAGAGGTTTATACAGCAAAGAATATCATTTGGGCTACCCATGTGCCACCAGGCAAAAACAGATTCAATTTTTTACTGGCACCTTATCGAAGTTACGTCCTGACGTTAAAGCTTCATGGAGAACCTGAAGCATTGGGACAAGCTGCGGATCTGTATGATCCCTACCATTATTTTAGGTATCATCGGTCTGATAAAGGAGAACATTACCTCATCGTGGGTGGTTTTGATCATAAAACTGGCGACGACCAACAAACAGAGAAACATTTTGTCGACCTAAAACTTTGGGTTGATCAGCATTTCGACTATGATGAAATTACTGCAAGTTGGTCGTCGCAATATTATGATTCAGCCGATGGCTTACCCTTTATCGGCAGTATGCCAAATGAAAATAATGTGTATATAGCCACCGGTTATGGCGGTAATGGAATGACATTTGGATCAATGGCGTCACTTGTGATCCCTGACTTATTGGAAGGAAAGGAGAATCCGCTGGCTGAACTGCTGTCACCAAGCCGCATCAAACCTGTTGCGAGCGCACAGCAGGTATTATCGGAAGGTGTCAATGCTGCAAAACATTTTATCATGGACAAATTTTCGGCTGAAACGCTTAAGCAAATAGAAGACTTACAGCCAGCGGAAGGTAAAATTGTTCACTATAAGGACGGAAAACTGGCTATTTGTCGAGATATGGGAGGGGAGTTGCATGCTGTAAACTCAGTCTGTCCACATATGGGGTGTACGGTAAGCTGGAACCCATCCGAAATGTCCTGGGACTGTCCTTGTCATGGTTCGCGGTTCGGAATGAATGGAAAGCTTTTGAATGGTCCTGCTAGTGTAGATCTTGGTCGTGTCAATTTTGATTAATGCAACCTTGTTTAGACGCTTTCCTAACATATCTGGGACTTATATTGGCTTGGTGTGATCCCTTTAATTGACTTGAAAATTTTATTGAAGTTTGAAAGGCTGTTGAAGCCACAGGCATAAGCAATGTGCGTGATTTGATGCTTGTTTTCGACAATCAATCTACAGGATTCACTAATGCGAACCTCATTGACAAATTGGACGAAGGTTTTCTGCGTACGGGATTTGAAGTAACGGCAAAAGGAATGTTTTGACATATTAGCGAGCTGCGCAACCTGTTCTAACTGAATTTCTCCTCTATAGTTGTTGAATACGAATTTAAAGATGCTGTCAATTTTACTATTATCGACAGGGCTATAGTTGTGGGTGTATCCAGCGCTGGAGAGGTAATCAAATTCATCAGTGGACAGCATTAGCTCCATAATCTCTAATAACAAAATAGTTTTCTCAAAGCCATAATCGAGCTGGACGATCTTTTTCAGCTTTACCTTCAATTGTTCCTTTGTTGCGCCACGGAAGAGAAGACCACGTTTAGAGGCCGAAAAGAAGGCTTCGACTTTGTGTGTTTGAAAGAAATACCCTAAAAGTTGGATCATTAATTTAGGTTCTATATACAAGGCTAAAGAACGGGAAGTTCTTGTCTCCGCAATGGTAGAGCCTGCGCAATTTATAGTGTTATTGTGCCAGACATGTGGCAGATCAGGTCCTACAAAAGTAAGTTCATCGGAAACAAAGTTACTCACATTGTCGCCAATAATCCGCTTTCCCTCACTTTCCACAATATAGGTCATCTGGCAGGCGCTATGAAAGTGAAATTCAGTTGAGAAGAGAGGGCGCTGCACATCTTTGGTTGCAAAAGTGGTGATAGCTGCACCTTCCAAAATTTTGGCGAAAACAGGTTTCATGCGTTTGGTTATTTTTAAATTAAGAACAAGCAATATAGCCTATTTTGCCTTAAAAATAAGTAAACATGTGTAAAATTGTTAATATAGTGGGAGAAACAAGCAATCTAGCAGTAGCCACAGTACTCCTAAGCGTGTAATTTAGTATCGCTATACAATAATGTATAACGACACAATAACGCAGAACTTATGTACCCTAAATTGTATCCTTACATCCTTGTGATCGTCTTGGTCGTACTCTGTACAACAGCCTTCCGGTCTACAGAGAGCAGTCGCTCCGTGACTCGCTATGCATCCATAACAGGATTGAAAGCCGAGAAAGTAGCGTATTATAAGAAGCTTCATGCCAAAGTTTGGCCCGCAGTACTTCGAAAGATCAAGGCATGTCATATCCGCAATTATTCTATTTTTTTGAAGGAGATAGATGGTCAATTTTTTCTTTTCAGCTATTTTGAATATACAGGACAAAATTTCAAGGTTGATATGCAAAAGATGGCGTCCGATCCAGAGACACAGCGCTGGTGGAAGGAAACGGATCCTTGTCAGCAACCCTTGTCCGATGCACAGGAGAAAGGGGAGATTTGGTCTGGTATGGCGGAAGTATTCCATACGGACTAAAGAAAGAAAATTAATAAACGCTGTAATAACCAAAAGAATGTAACCATGAGAAAAAAAATAATATTTAGTTTGGCACTCGCTGTTTTAGGTATACATGTCGGTGCTCAAACAAAGGCTATTGTACCTGTTCCATCGGTACGGCCCAATGCATATCAGCGGGCGCAGATTGACCGAAAATATGGCATGTTCGTTCATTTTGGCATGAATACATTTCATGATCAGGAGTGGACAGACGGATCTAAACCCGCCAGCACATATGCTCCATCAGCAATTGAGGTTAAACAATGGGTTTCGACAGCAAAGGAAGCCGGGATGAAGTACATGATTTTGGTAACGAAACACCATGAGGGTTTTTGTTTATGGGATAGCAAGTATACGGATTATGATGTAGCGAACTCTTCGAACGCAACAAATGTTGTACTGGAGCTGGCTAAAGAATGCGCCAAACAGGGAATGCGCCTTGGCTTGTATTATTCTTTATGGGACCGAAAGCAGAACCCCAATGTTAAAGACAGGTCTGCAGATGCAGCCTATAATCAATATATGTTGAACCAGCTCAGTGAGCTGGTGGATATGACAAAAAAGTATACGGATATCGTTGAGCTTTGGCTGGATGGAGGCTGGGAAAAAGAGAATTATCGATGGCCCACGCAGGAGATCTATAATTTAATCAAGAAAAAGGTTCCTGGATGTCAAATTGGTATAAACTGGAGCATCGGATCGCCTGAGAATACGGACAAACACATTGTTTTGCCGAAAGACCAGCAGAATTATTACCCAATACGTTATTTTCCAAGTGACTTTAGGCTAGGCGACCCTTATCTTCCGGTCGATCCTGACCCTAAGCTTTTTATGGCACAGGGGAATACCTATTATATGCCTTTTGAGACAACAGTGGTACTTGGAGAACGCTGGTTCTATAATACCACAGACAAGAAGTATAAGTCTTTGGAAGAGCTTGCGGGGATTTATCAGACGGCAACTGCGCAAGACAATATCTTGATCTTAAACGTTGGTCCCAATCGAATGGGACGCATAAAGGATTCGGATGTTGACATTTTACGCAAATTAAAAGAGAGATTAAAGTTATAATTCAAAATAAATTAACCTAACTACTAAAAATAAGCACGTTACGATTTTATGATAAAGACGTTTGATATTCAGGATCGAAGATTTCCTTTGGCTACAGGTGCAGGCAGTGATGCGATACACAAAGATCCGATCTATTCCTATGCAGTGACCCGATTGGCCGATGATAAAGGGCGCGTTGGGACAGGTCTGGCTTTTACACTGGGTGCAGGGAACGAGCTGGTCTGTCGTGCCGCAGCTTTTTATGCCGAACGACTGAAAGGGATTCCAATTGAGGATCTTATGGCAGATTTTGGTCAATTGTTTAATAGGTTGAGCAATGAACAGCAATATCGTTGGTTGGGTCCCCATAAAGGGGTTGTTCATTTGGCCTTAGCTTCGGTAACAAATGCCTGTTTTGATCTTTGGGCTAAAACAAGAGGAGTTCCGCTTTGGAAACTGTTAACGGACCTCAGCGCCGAAGAGATTGTCAATACGCTGGATCTTTCCTATTTGGAAGATGAGTTGACAAAGGCGGAGGCCATCAGCTTACTGGAGTCAAATATGGCTACAGGTCATAAAAGAATGGGGATTATTGAAAAGGGCTATGTGGGTTATGATACGTCAGTAGGCTGGTTTAACTATTCTGATGAAAAGGTACGGGAGAATTGTAAACGTGCTTTAG
The Sphingobacterium multivorum genome window above contains:
- a CDS encoding FAD-dependent oxidoreductase; the encoded protein is MKRDGTNKSFWQDVDIENFSTAPAILDFHTIIVGAGITGVTLAKELQNRGIKCLLLDKENPGFGTTGGTTAHINNFYDASYNEIIENFGKDPAQLLLNATLEVLDYIKDNISKYSIQCAYSTCDFFLFSAESGQNEQLEQIYAAHQQLGLPTHYVETIPFDIPFEKAICIEGQGQFHPMRYISGMIEAYRREGGEILTGRGIEAYSNEDGRVKLKLSGKEVYTAKNIIWATHVPPGKNRFNFLLAPYRSYVLTLKLHGEPEALGQAADLYDPYHYFRYHRSDKGEHYLIVGGFDHKTGDDQQTEKHFVDLKLWVDQHFDYDEITASWSSQYYDSADGLPFIGSMPNENNVYIATGYGGNGMTFGSMASLVIPDLLEGKENPLAELLSPSRIKPVASAQQVLSEGVNAAKHFIMDKFSAETLKQIEDLQPAEGKIVHYKDGKLAICRDMGGELHAVNSVCPHMGCTVSWNPSEMSWDCPCHGSRFGMNGKLLNGPASVDLGRVNFD
- a CDS encoding AraC family transcriptional regulator, translating into MKPVFAKILEGAAITTFATKDVQRPLFSTEFHFHSACQMTYIVESEGKRIIGDNVSNFVSDELTFVGPDLPHVWHNNTINCAGSTIAETRTSRSLALYIEPKLMIQLLGYFFQTHKVEAFFSASKRGLLFRGATKEQLKVKLKKIVQLDYGFEKTILLLEIMELMLSTDEFDYLSSAGYTHNYSPVDNSKIDSIFKFVFNNYRGEIQLEQVAQLANMSKHSFCRYFKSRTQKTFVQFVNEVRISESCRLIVENKHQITHIAYACGFNSLSNFNKIFKSIKGITPSQYKSQIC
- a CDS encoding L-rhamnose mutarotase, which codes for MYPKLYPYILVIVLVVLCTTAFRSTESSRSVTRYASITGLKAEKVAYYKKLHAKVWPAVLRKIKACHIRNYSIFLKEIDGQFFLFSYFEYTGQNFKVDMQKMASDPETQRWWKETDPCQQPLSDAQEKGEIWSGMAEVFHTD
- a CDS encoding alpha-L-fucosidase; this encodes MRKKIIFSLALAVLGIHVGAQTKAIVPVPSVRPNAYQRAQIDRKYGMFVHFGMNTFHDQEWTDGSKPASTYAPSAIEVKQWVSTAKEAGMKYMILVTKHHEGFCLWDSKYTDYDVANSSNATNVVLELAKECAKQGMRLGLYYSLWDRKQNPNVKDRSADAAYNQYMLNQLSELVDMTKKYTDIVELWLDGGWEKENYRWPTQEIYNLIKKKVPGCQIGINWSIGSPENTDKHIVLPKDQQNYYPIRYFPSDFRLGDPYLPVDPDPKLFMAQGNTYYMPFETTVVLGERWFYNTTDKKYKSLEELAGIYQTATAQDNILILNVGPNRMGRIKDSDVDILRKLKERLKL
- a CDS encoding enolase C-terminal domain-like protein; its protein translation is MIKTFDIQDRRFPLATGAGSDAIHKDPIYSYAVTRLADDKGRVGTGLAFTLGAGNELVCRAAAFYAERLKGIPIEDLMADFGQLFNRLSNEQQYRWLGPHKGVVHLALASVTNACFDLWAKTRGVPLWKLLTDLSAEEIVNTLDLSYLEDELTKAEAISLLESNMATGHKRMGIIEKGYVGYDTSVGWFNYSDEKVRENCKRALENGFSAMKLKVGSEDPLRDIRRAHIVREVAGDEAKVMLDANQQWTLPQALSICQELKEMNPFWVEEPTHPDDIVGHKRLAEHIAPIKVAMGEHVPNRILFKNYLQMGATGFVQVDAVRVGGVSEFISVSLLCRKYNIPVVPHVGDMGQLHQHLVLFNHISLGHEALFLEHIPHLKSHFVHPVAIENGVYRTPMDVGSSCDLL